One Diospyros lotus cultivar Yz01 chromosome 1, ASM1463336v1, whole genome shotgun sequence genomic window carries:
- the LOC127789029 gene encoding uncharacterized protein LOC127789029 gives MAASAVSRCNWPPPRPSTLSPPSSASSMAADHHDHHASLRCHRPPLRAPAPRPWLPPSLSRSLSPSHALPLGHELSLSSALSMVNTRWTRNRRQGNEVQEERTEAPQGSQPHERNQEGGDRMTRVERILENMVGADPCESEYWVEQIEKIFDFIGCDEEDKVSCATFQLRDEADQWWKTMQRALRSPERQSEPNVSWARFKELFNAKYFPLCKKMEKSQEFMNLQQTKGMSVAQYEDRFTRLIKYMPIYNLDEEAKAQKFLGGLKMEIQQALSFFGPRTYAEVVFQAQTVESNHERMNSLRNESQNPTDRKFDKGSNLGTRGKNFKKKENFPKCQKSHPGKPCKAETPKCYNCGANDHMIRECTKGRVCYNCQRPGHVSKDCPQGKGAELELEELSFPMMIATPLNKEMETRLGYKDGKISFGNGEWAIELISLDIQDFDLILGMDFLSKYNAKVDCRRKVVSLQYECGTWVKFRGQDSIREIKQITALKAIRMMENGAFGYLACVEGVENKKWELGDIPVVKEFPQVFPEDLPGLPPRREIEFAIEVVPGVNPISIPPYRMAPVELRNQLQDLLDKGFIQPSVSPWGAPVLFVKKKDGSLRMCIDYHQLNKVTIKNKYPLPRIDELFDQLQGARVFSKIDLRSGYYQLGIRVEDIPKTAFRSRYGHYEYLVMPFGLTNAPAAFMDLMNRVFKSYLDQFVIVFIDDILIYSKSEEEHEQHLRIVLETLQKHKLYAKFLKCEFWMRKVAFLGHVISEDGIAVDPTKVESIKSWGLPKMVTEIKSFLGLAGYYRKFVEGFSRIAMPLTRLTQKEVKFEWSESCEQSFNELKKRLISAPILSMPNGSGGFMICTDASKNRLGCVLMQYGKVIAYGSRQLKPHERNYPTHDLELAAVVFALKLWRHYLYGEKFEVFTDHKSLKYLFSQKDLNMRKGPMLMASLMSQEWELVEAFSQLTVNVMPKEMSVYVADLTIHSHLLEQIRQANSEDSRIKS, from the exons ATGGCAGCTTCCGCTGTTAGCCGCTGCAATTGGCCGCCACCGCGGCCTTCGACGTTGTCTCCACCATCATCGGCTTCCTCTATGGCCGCTGATCACCACGACCACCACGCGAGCCTCCGCTGCCATCGGCCACCCCTCCGAGCACCAGCCCCGCGGCCATGGTTGCCACCATCACTCTCTCgatctctttctccctctcatgCTCTCCCTCTTGGCCATGAGCTCTCACTCTCCTCTGCTCTCTCT atggtgaacacCCGTTGGACCCGAAATCGTAGGCAAGGAAATGAGGTTCAGGAGGAAAGGACAGAGGCACCCCAGGGTAGCCAACCGCATGAGAGGAATCAAGAAGGTGGAGATCGGATGACCCGAGTCGAGCGGATTCTTGAGAACATG GTAGGAGCCGATCCTTGCGAAAGCGAGTATTGGGTGGAACAAATCGAGAAAATCTTTGACTTCATTGGCTGTGATGAGGAGGATAAGGTCAGTTGTGCCACTTTTCAACTTCGAGACGAGGCAGATCAATGGTGGAAGACGATGCAGAGGGCCTTACGAAGTCCTGAAAGGCAAAGTGAGCCAAATGTTTCATGGGCGCGATTTAAGGAACTTTTCAATGCTAAGTACTTTCCTCTGTGcaagaagatggagaaaagcCAAGAGTTCATGAACCTGCAACAGACCAAGGGCATGTCAGTTGCCCAGTATGAAGATAGGTTCACACGTCTCATTAAGTATATGCCTATCTATAATTTGGACGAGGAGGCCAAGGCTCAAAAATTCCTTGGAGGattaaaaatggaaattcaaCAAGCCTTGAGTTTCTTCGGGCCACGTACATATGCAGAAGTAGTCTTTCAAGCCCAAACTGTGGAGAGTAATCATGAGAGGATGAACTCCTTGAGAAATGAATCCCAAAACCCAACGGATAGGAAGTTTGATAAAGGGTCTAACTTAGGAACCCGagggaaaaatttcaagaaaaaagagaatttcCCTAAATGTCAGAAGTCACATCCAGGAAAGCCATGCAAGGCAGAAACCCCAAAGTGCTATAATTGTGGAGCTAATGACCACATGATTCGTGAATGTACGAAGGGACGGGTGTGCTACAATTGTCAACGACCCGGCCATGTTTCCAAGGATTGTCCGCAAGGGAAAGGAGCAG AATTGGAGTTGGAAGAACTTAGTTTCCCCATGATGATAGCCACTCCTTTAAATAAAGAAATGGAAACCCGTTTGGGTTATAAGGATGGGAAGATTTCATTTGGAAATGGTGAATGGGCAATTGAGCTTATATCCCTGGACATACAAGATTTTGATCtaatcttagggatggattTCCTATCTAAATACAATGCCAAAGTGGATTGTCGTAGAAAGGTAGTAAGCTTACAATACGAGTGTGGCACTTGGGTGAAATTTCGAGGTCAGGATAGTATTAGGGAAATCAAGCAAATAACTGCGCTCAAGGCCAttagaatgatggaaaatggtGCTTTTGGGTATCTGGCTTGTGTCGAAGGGGTTGAGAATAAGAAATGGGAATTAGGTGACATACCTGTGGTAAaggaatttcctcaagtttttCCAGAGGACCTACCAGGATTACCCCCTCGTCGGGAAATTGAATTTGCTATAGAAGTTGTACCTGGGGTAAACCCGATATCTATACCACCTTATAGGATGGCCCCAGTAGAGCTAAGAAATCAGCTTCAGGACCTTTTAGACAAGGGTTTTATTCAGCCAAGTGTGTCACCTTGGGGagccccagtattatttgtaaagaagaaagatgggagcTTAAGGATGTGTATAGATTACCACCAATTAAACAAAGTTACcatcaagaataagtatccgTTGCCAAGGATTGATGAACTCTTTGATCAGCTACAAGGGGCGAGGGTGTTctctaaaattgatttgaggtcGGGATATTATCAACTGGGAATTAGGGTAGAGGACATTCCAAAAACTGCTTTTAGATCACggtatggacactacgagtatttggtaatgccatttgggctaaCTAATGCACCTGCTGCTTTTATGGATCTAATGAATAGGGTGTTTAAATCTTACCTGGATCAgtttgtgattgtatttattgatgatatccTGATTTACTCAAAGAGTGAGgaagaacatgagcaacatttAAGGATTGTTTTGGAGACTCTTCAGAAACATAAGCTTTAtgctaaatttttgaaatgtgaattttggatGAGAAAGGTAGCTTTCTTGGGTCATGTCATATCGGAGGATGGAATAGCAGTGGACCCCACTAAAGTTGAGTCAATAAAGAGTTGGGGGTTGCCCAAGATGGTGACTGAAATAAAAAGCTTTTTGGGGCTAGCGGGATATTATAGGAAATTTGTGGAAGGATTTTCCCGTATAGCTATGCCTCTCACACGACTCACCCAAAAGGAGGTCAAATTCGAATGGAGTGAATCTTGTGAGCAAAGTTTCAATGAGTTGAAAAAGAGGTTGATTTCTGCACCCATCTTGTCAATGCCCAATGGGTCAGGAGGATTCATGATCTGTACTGATGCATCAAAAAATAGATTGGGATGTGTTCTTATGCAATATGGGAAAGTGATAGCTTATGGATCTAGACAGTTAAAGCCACATGAACGAAATTATCCCACGCATGATTTAGAATTGGCTGCGGTGGTGTTTGCCTTGAAGCTCTGGCGGCACTATTTGTATGGTGAGAAATTTGAGGTCTTCACGGACCATAAAAGCTTGAAGTATCTGTTCTCTCAGAAAGACTTGAATATGAG GAAAGGGCCTATGTTGATGGCCAGTTTGATGTCTCAGGAATGGGAACTagtggaggcttttagccagtTGACAGTGAATGTGATGCCTAAAGAAATGTCTGTTTACGTCGCTGACCTGACAATTCACTCTCATCTTTTAGAACAAATTCGTCAAGCTAATTCCGAGGATTCGAGGATAAAGTCCTAG